From the Robertmurraya sp. FSL R5-0851 genome, the window GCATAAGGTGGAGTAATATCTCCGATATTAGCCAATGTATATCTCCATTATGTTCTCGACTTATGGTTTGAAAAAGTGGTTAGGAAACAATGTAAAGGGCAGGCATATATAGTAAGATACGCAGATGATTTTGTATGTTGTTTTCAACATAAGAGCGAAGCCCAGCAATTCTTCCATTCATTAAAGCTTAGATTAAAGAAATTTAATTTGGAAATAGCCGAGGATAAAACGAAAATTATTTCCTTTGGTCGGTTTGCAGTACATAACGCAAAGCGAGATAGAAATAGCAAACCAGACACATTTGATTTCTTAGGATTTACCCACTATTGCGGAAAAAGTAAAGAAGGAAAATTTCGTGTGAAACGAAAATCCAGTAGGAAGAAAGTTCAAGGCAAACTAAAAGAAACTAAAGAATGGTTGAAGATTAATAGAAATAAATCTATTCATATGATTATGGATAGACTTAAACGCTCGC encodes:
- a CDS encoding reverse transcriptase domain-containing protein, which gives rise to MSPILANVYLHYVLDLWFEKVVRKQCKGQAYIVRYADDFVCCFQHKSEAQQFFHSLKLRLKKFNLEIAEDKTKIISFGRFAVHNAKRDRNSKPDTFDFLGFTHYCGKSKEGKFRVKRKSSRKKVQGKLKETKEWLKINRNKSIHMIMDRLKRSLTGYYNYYCMTDNIQTVNNFKERLENLLFKWLNRRSQRKSFTWNKFNLFLSRYPLPLPRVKVNIYELREEISYIL